In Zingiber officinale cultivar Zhangliang chromosome 11B, Zo_v1.1, whole genome shotgun sequence, a single window of DNA contains:
- the LOC122033517 gene encoding inactive protein RESTRICTED TEV MOVEMENT 2-like, producing MDAKSKTMPPRMYMDFNPLLEWIRGEKLDVALIHVPGFKKEQLKVEIDTQGNICASGERPLDTDGKQWRRFSTNLQIPANCDINKVHAKFENDTLHIFFPKLVSAVIEAAPKPTTTDKHSATAAGVYATGKENKADKTNSQKKKALSAPSESLKPSYDKAEFESLKTNGRSEGVAHGTGGREVELTPVRKKLLMNVAVATLVFLGLGFYLKYKFTKAETR from the exons ATGGATGCCAAGTCAAAAACCATGCCTCCCCGCATGTACATGGACTTCAACCCCCTTCTTGAGTGGATTCGCGGAGAAAAGTTGGATGTTGCTCTTATTCATGTACCCG GATTCAAGAAGGAGCAACTCAAGGTGGAGATAGATACCCAAGGCAACATCTGTGCCAGCGGCGAGCGGCCGCTCGACACTGATGGCAAGCAATGGCGGCGATTCTCCACAAACCTCCAAATACCAGCCAACTGCGACATTAACAAGGTGCATGCCAAGTTCGAAAACGATACACTCCATATCTTCTTCCCCAAGCTGGTCTCTGCTGTTATTGAGGCAGCACCTAAACCGACCACCACCGACAAGCACTCCGCCACTGCCGCAGGTGTCTATGCAACAGGGAAGGAGAATAAGGCAGACAAAACAAATAGTCAAAAGAAAAAGGCACTGTCAGCACCATCGGAAAGTTTGAAGCCCAGCTATGACAAGGCAGAGTTTGAAAGCTTGAAAACCAATGGCCGGAGTGAGGGGGTGGCACATGGCACAGGTGGCAGGGAGGTGGAGCTAACTCCGGTGAGGAAGAAACTGCTAATGAATGTTGCGGTGGCCACCCTGGTGTTCCTTGGTCTTGGATTTTATTTGAAATACAAGTTTACCAAGGCAGAGACAAGATGA